A genomic segment from Acipenser ruthenus chromosome 5, fAciRut3.2 maternal haplotype, whole genome shotgun sequence encodes:
- the LOC117402539 gene encoding delta-like protein D: protein MGRQSPVILSILCALICQGFCSGVFELKLQEFLNKKGVMGNMNCCKPGSVTGLLQCECKTFFRICLKHYQTTVSPEPPCTYGSAVTPVLGSNSFQVPETASDITFTNPIIFAFGFTWPGTFSLIIEALHTDSLDDLSTENPDRLISRLATQRHLTVGEEWSQDIQISGSTELKYSYRFVCDEHYYGEGCSVFCRPRDDAFGHFTCGERGEKACNSGWKGQYCTEAICLPGCDEQHGICDKPGECKCRVGWQGRYCDECIRYPGCLHGTCHQPWQCNCQEGWGGLFCNQDLNYCTHHKPCMNGATCTNTGQGSYTCSCRPGYTGASCEIEVNECDDSPCRNGGSCTDLENSFTCTCPPGFYGKNCELSAMTCADGPCFNGGRCSDNPEGGYACRCPVGYSGFNCEKNIDHCSSNPCANGAQCMDLGNEYICQCPDGFTGMHCNDNIDECSAFPCLNGGTCQDGVNDYTCTCPPGYIGKNCSSPVSKCEHNPCHNGATCHERNNRYVCACTQGYGGLNCQFLLPEQPVVEDQTQRYTEGNDGQFPWSAVCAGIIMVLMLLLGCAVIVVCVRAKMQKRRHQPDNCKSEMETMNNLTDFQREKDISVSVIGATQIKNTNKKVDFHWDNNGEKNGYKVRYPSVDYNLVHELKHEDFVKEESDKSDSKCDASDSELEEKSAVPLKSESSERKRPESVYSLSKDKKYQSVYVISEEKDECIIATEV from the exons atgGGACGTCAGTCGCCTGTTATACTTTCCATCCTCTGTGCCTTGATATGCCAG GGTTTTTGCTCTGGAGTTTTTGAGCTGAAGTTGCAAGAGTTTCTGAACAAGAAAGGTGTGATGGGAAACATGAACTGCTGTAAACCCGGATCTGTTACTGGACTGCTGCAGTGTGAATGTAAAACATTCTTCCGAATCTGCTTGAAGCATTACCAGACAACTGTTTCTCCAGAGCCCCCTTGTACATACGGCAGTGCCGTGACTCCTGTGCTGGGTTCCAACTCCTTCCAAGTGCCTGAGACAGCTTCAGACATAACCTTCACCAATCCCATCATATTCGCTTTTGGATTTACATGGCCT GGAACGTTTTCTCTCATCATTGAAGCGCTGCACACAGATTCTCTGGACGATCTTTCAACAG AAAACCCCGATCGCCTGATCAGTCGCTTGGCTACTCAGAGACACCTCACTGTAGGAGAAGAGTGGTCACAGGACATTCAAATCAGCGGCAGCACTGAACTGAAATACTCCTATCGTTTTGTCTGTGATGAACATTACTATGGCGAAGGTTGTTCTGTTTTTTGTCGCCCCCGGGACGATGCCTTTGGTCACTTCACCTGTGGAGAACGTGGTGAGAAGGCCTGCAACTCTGGTTGGAAAGGACAATACTGTACTGAAG CTATCTGTCTCCCAGGGTGTGATGAACAACATGGAATTTGTGACAAGCCTGGTGAATGCAA ATGCCGAGTAGGATGGCAAGGCCGTTACTGTGATGAGTGCATTCGTTACCCAGGCTGTCTGCATGGTACCTGCCATCAACCATGGCAGTGCAACTGTCAAGAGGGCTGGGGTGGTCTCTTCTGTAACCAAG ATCTTAACTACTGCACACATCACAAGCCCTGCATGAATGGAGCCACTTGCACCAACACAGGCCAGGGAAGTTACACCTGCTCTTGTCGTCCTGGATACACTGGTGCCAGCTGTGAGATTGAGGTCAATGAATGTGATGATAGCCCCTGCAGGAATGGAGGAAGCTGCACT gatcTGGAAAACAGCTTCACCTGCACCTGCCCACCTGGTTTCTATGGCAAAAACTGCGAACTGAGTGCAATGACCTGTGCTGACGGGCCCTGCTTCAATGGTGGACGGTGTTCCGATAACCCTGAAGGTGGATATGCCTGTCGTTGTCCAGTGGGCTACTCTGGCTTCAACTGTGAAAAGAACATTGACCACTGCAGCTCCAATCCATGTGCAAATG GTGCTCAGTGTATGGACCTTGGAAACGAGTATATTTGCCAATGCCCAGATGGTTTCACAGGAATGCACTGCAATGACAACATTGATGAATGTTCTGCCTTCCCTTGTCTAAATGGTGGAACCTGCCAGGATGGTGTTAATGACTATACATGCACCTGTCCTCCAGGATATATTGGCAAGAACTGTAGTTCACCTGTCAGCAAATGTGAGCACAACCCTTGCCACAATGGGGCTACTTGCCATGAGAGAAACAACAGATATGTCTGTGCTTGCACCCAAGGGTATGGTGGACTTAACTGCCAGTTCCTGCTGCCTGAGCAGCCTGTTGTTGAGGACCAAACTCAGAGGTACACGGAAGGCAATGATGGACAGTTTCCTTGGtctgcagtgtgtgctgggaTTATTATGGTTCTTATGCTGTTACTGGGATGTGCTGTCATTGTGGTCTGCGTCAGGGCTAAGATGCAAAAGAGACGACACCAGCCGGATAACTGCAAGAGCGAAATGGAAACCATGAACAACTTGACCGACTTTCAGCGGGAAAAGGACATTTCAGTCAGTGTTATTGGGGCTACCCAGATTAAGAACACCAACAAGAAAGTAGACTTTCACTGGGACAACAATGGGGAGAAAAATGGCTACAAAGTTAGATACCCATCTGTGGATTACAATCTTGTGCACGAGCTAAAGCATGAAGATTTTGTCAAAGAAGAGAGTGACAAAAGTGATTCAAAGTGTGATGCTTCTGATTCCGAACTGGAGGAGAAAAGTGCAGTACCTTTAAAGAG CGAGTCTTCAGAAAGAAAACGTCCAGAATCAGTGTACTCCCTGTCGAAAGACAAAAAGTACCAGTCTGTGTATGTCATATCTGAAGAAAAAGATGAATGTATAATTGCAACTGAG GTGTGA